CAGCCTTATAGAGAAACTTTTGAGACGAAAGAAGATTCTCTTAATTCTTGATGATGTGAATGAATTGGAGCAGTTAAACAACTTGGTTGAAGTCGATTGGTTCGGTGAGGGTAGCAGAGTGATCATAACCACAAAAGATAGAGGATTGCTAGAATCTTATGGGGTCGAGTTGATATACGAGGTCGAAAAGTTAGAAGATGACATGGCTCTTGAGCTTCTATGTTTGAATGCCTTTGGAAGAAAAGAACCTTCAGATGATTATTTAAGCCTTGCACAACGTGCAATAGCCTATGCTCAAGGACTTCCGTTAGCTATTACTCTTATAGGTTCTCATCTGCGTAATAAAAGTATAGATAGTTGGCAAGCTATATTGGATAGTTATGATTCTTACGAAGGAGAACCTTATAGAGGTATTCAAAGAATACTTCGAAAAAGTTATGATTCTTGGGATGATGTAATGCAACAATTTTTCCTAGACATTGCATGCTTCTTCAAGGGTGAAGATAAAGACTATGTATTACAAATATTGAGAAGTTTGAAGCTCAGTGTACCTCAAGATTGTATTGAAGAACTCGTTGAGAATGCCATCATAACTATTGAAGGTAATAGGATTTTGATGCATGACTTGCTAGAAAAAATGGGTAAGCATATAGTTATTAAAGAATCTCCCACTGAACCTGGAAAACGTAGCAGGTTATGGTTTCATGAAGATGTGTACAATGTTCTAACTGAAAATAGGTTTTTTATTAAGATTACAATGATTGGAAATGGGGTGGTGGGGATTTTGGCCGAGTCTGTGAACAAGTGGGAGAGAAGAGCGCCTCTGACGCCGTCACACTGCGCTCTGCTGCTCCACAGTGCAAGAGATAAAACCGGAGTTTCTCGGATCATACTGCAGCCCTCGACGAAGAGAATTCATCATGATGCAATGTATGAAGATGTTGGATGTGAAATCTCTGAGGATTTGTCACAATGTGGTTTGATCCTCGGCATCAAACAGCCAAAGGTACTAATTTTTCGTTCGTTTTATATACCATCAAGTTTGTCAATTGATTTGCACATGTAAACAGAATAGTTTAGAATATCGCCTTGTAAAGAGAAATTTTGTCGATTGATCATAAATTTTGATACAATTGTTTGGATTTGGTGCAGCTGGAGATGATTCTGCCGGATAGAGCTTATGCGTTTTTTTCGCATACTCATAAGGCTCAGAAGGAAAACATGCCACTCTTGGATAAGGTCTTGTTTGATTTTCGTATGTTTTCGAGCAGTTTTAAATACTTGTTTTTCTTCGTTAGCAATTTATAACTCACTGTGTGGTGTCCAGATCCTAGCAGAAAGAGTGTCTCTCTATGATTACGAGCTTATTGTCGGGGATCATGCGAAAAGACTACTTGCATTCGGAAAGTATGCTGGTAGAGCAGGATTTATCGACTTCTTGCTTGGTTTAGGACAGAGTATGTTCCAATTCATACAGTATCTGAGATGTTTTGAATTCATCTGCTGTGGTGAAACTGTTGGTCAAGGCAATTTTATGTTTGAAATAATGCATGAGCTGGCGTTTTCGTATTCATTTTTGTTTAGCTATGTTAATATTTGACCATCTCTTGTGTACTTTCGGGTACTTTGGATGTCAGGTTTTTTCTcactttgttttaatttgtcAAGGGTACCTAAGTCTTGGATATTCGACCCCGTTCCTATCGTTGGGTGCATCTTATATGTATCCATCTTTGGCTGCTGCCAAGGCGGCTGTAATTTCTGTGGGCGAAGAGATGGCAACTCTCGGACTGCCATCAGGGATCTGTCCTCTTGTCTTCGTTTTCACTGGTTCAGGAAATGGTACATTGCTTGATCTTACGAAGCTTAAATTTCTTTAACATCTAATAGCAAAATATatcttatgtaattttatttcctGTAGTTGCTTCTGGTGCACAAGAGATATTTAAGCTTCTTCCTCATACTTTTGTGGAACCAAGTGAACTTCCAGCGCTATTTGGGGTGGTAAGTACTAAAACTAGTACAGTAAATGTGGTTCCAACTTGGTCTTGTAAGATAACAATAATAGAAGGAAAATGCACTTCTAATTAGGTTCTTATCGACTCGAGAGACATAAAGTTTAGGTGGAAACTGCTCTGTACAAATAGATGTCACCCTTCTTTGTGTtaggttttcattttttatttactGATTAGGCCAAGGATGCTGCTCAAACTACTCGAAAATCGAAAAGGATCTTCCAAGTATACGGTTGTGTTGTGACTAGTAAACACATGGTTGAACACAAAGATCCAACAAGAGAATTTGACAAAGTAAGCCCCGATCTCATAGTCATCTTTTAATTCTTCATTCCTCACGTCTTGTTTTTCGCCAACGTATAACAGATTATACTAACTCAAAACGTCTGCATTTTTCAGGCTGACTATTATGCGCATCCAGAACACTACAACCCTGTTTTCCATGAAAAAATAGCCCCGTATGCATCTGTAATCGGTATGCTTTACACTCTTCTATCAATTTTTTAGACAAATCAATAGAGTTAATGTCATtaaatgaatgccttggattTTAACTTATGGATTTTCGAAACCTTGGTTCTCAACTATCGTTATCCATTTCATCCTCTCATCCCATTAGATTTTAAAGAGACAAACTTTACTCTTTATGTTCTTTGCGCCTTGAAGTGAATTGCATGTATTGGGAGAAACGATTTCCACGCTTATTGAGTACTAAGCAGGTTCAAGatctaacaaagaaaggaagtGTGCTTGTTGGAATCGCTGACATAACTTGTGACATAGGGGGGTCAATAGAATTTGTCAACCAAACCACATCAATTGACTCACCTTTCTTCAGGTATAAGTCATAAACTCCATAGATTCATGCATAAACACAACCTCAAAATGCATTTTCTTGCTCGCAACATAGCATTTGCAGCTTTGAAAATAACAGTTCTTTCGGTATCATGGTTTGCAGATACGATCCTGTGACTAATTCTTACCATCGTGACATGGACGACGCTGGTGTGATATGTCAAGCTGTGGACATTCTTCCGACAGAATTTGCAAAAGAGGTGCACTACTTTCATCCCTGCCTTCTTTTTCAGTAAATGCAGTAATTCTAGGATAGTCTAATGCCAGAGATTATACTTCTCGTGGTTTGATAAAACATTTCTTTAATTTTGGGAAGGCTTCGAAACATTTTGGAGACATATTGTCCAATTTTGTTGGTAATTTGGCTTCTACAAAAGACATTACAAAGTTGCCTGCACATTTAAGGAGAGCTTGCATAACCCATGAAggagcacttacctcattgtaTGAATATATTCCGCGTATGAGAAAGTCAGACTCAGAGTAAGTTTCGCtttcatttcacatatatactTGCCTCTTGTTCTTTGTTGTTACGATAAGCATATATTCTCCTTTTGATTTGCAGAGAAATATCTAAGAATCCTGCTAATCACAACTCTAACAAGAACTACAACATATCAGTAAGTTTCTCTATTTCTATTAACAATTTCGGATATTTCTCTGCTTTTCATGCCATATATGCTGAGTTTCATTTTAAATCACAGGTATCTCTCAGTGGTCACCTATTTGATCAGTTTCTGATAAATGAGGCCTTAGATATCATTGAAGCTGCAGGCGGCTCCTTTCATTTGGTTAAGTGTGACGTGGGTCAATGTTCGAATTCTCCATCATTCTCTGAACTTGAAGTAAGTAGACCTCTAGCCAGTTTGGTCATCGGAGAGTTTTTCACTTTGGTATCTTCGAGTACAAGTTATCTTTACGCCAACTTTCATAGCATGAAATCGTTGTTATGGACAGGTGGGTGCAGATGACAGGGCCGTTCTTGATCAAATTATCGACTCTTTAACTTCTCTAGCGAATTCAAACGAAAATCATGACTTAAAgcaagagaaaaataaattttctttgAGTTTTGGTGAAGTCCAGCACAGTCCCACTAAAAAGGGAAATGACACAAAAAGAAAGGCTGGGGTTCTGATTATTGGAGCAGGCCGGGTCTGCCAGCCAGCTGCTGAGATGTTAGCATCAGTTAGCGGAATGCCATCCCACGAATGGTACAAAACATGCCTTGAAGATGAATTCGAAGAGATTAATGATGTGCAAGTTACTGTTGCATCTCTCTACCTAAAGGATGCTGAAGAGGTATGGCTGCAGAAAATCATATATTTCAAAAACCTGCTTTCAATTCTATCATGATGTATATTTTTTCATTCAAGAATGATGCGCAAACTTTTATGTGTTCGTCTCATTTTTTTGCATTTGAACATTTTGATGCTGAAATTTTGGAGCAGATCACTGAAGGTATTCCAAATGCAACAGCAGTTCAACTTGATATTTCGGACACTGGCAGTCTGCATAGGTATATATCTGAGGTAATGACTTTTCTGCAGTACGGTTTAAAGAGCAGtttttgaatttcagagaaCTCGAATGCCTAGCAGCTATATCAcagatgatcaaaatgatttgtTTAACTTAGATGTCTACTATTTTCGGTGTTCAAaacttgcaaagcttcaatCGCAGTCTTATTTTTTTGGTGTTCTTTGTTTCCCTCATGCAGGCTGAACTTGTTATAAGTTTACTGCCGGCTTTTTGCCACGTTACTGTAGCAAATGCATGTATTGAGGTACTTCACGTTGCCTCACTgttatattttctttgtttttcgttCTTTACTTTTTCTGCCTTCCTTCAGCTAAGGAAAAAGGTTTTGTGTCTTCATTCAGCTTAAAAAGCATCTTGTCACTGCTAGCTATGTTGATGAATCCATGTCAAAACTGGATGAGAAGGCAAAGAGTGCTGGTATTACGATTCTTGGTGAGATGGGCTTGGACCCTGGGATAGGTAATGACTTTATGTCCGGAAGTGCTTTTAGAATAACCAGAAACGCTTTCAAATGACCAAAAAGAGAACTATTGAAACTAGTCCTTGTGATTGCAAAAACTTTGGCCTATTAGTAATGCAATTACTATTTTGATTTCGTCCGACTTCAGATCATATGATGGCGATGAAGATGATCAACCAAGCACACGTTCGGAAGGGGAAAATAAGGTCTTTCACTTCTTACTGTGGTGGACTGCCATCCCCAGTTGCAGCAAACAATCCGTTAGCATATAAATTCAGGTTACTCGGATTGGATACCCTCCTTAATTATATCTACTGTGTATAGTTTTCCTTCTAACTTCTATTAACCTATCATTTCAGTTGGAGTCCTGCAGGAGCTATTCGAGCTGGACGTAATCCTGCCACGTACAAATCTAACGGCAAAGTTGTAGAAGTTGATGGTATGTTGTCAGTGATGAGCTATTTTGATTATCATAATGAATACGAGTCATTCTGCACTTTTTCACTTTTATCTTTATGGTACAAAATTGCAGGGAAGGATCTTTATGATTCAGCTGCGAAATATCGGGTTCCAGACCTTCCAGCCTTCTCGTTAGAATGCCTTCCAAATCGTAACTCGCTAGTTTATGGGGACTTGTATGGAATAGGACATGAAGCATCAACAGTCTTTCGTGGAACTCTTCGATatgaaggtatgacattgcttGGCTTCTAGGTTAAGTTAATGCTTAGATTCTTACTTGAATTCTATTTTGTGTAGGGTTCGGAGAAATAATGGGAACGCTTTCAAGAATTGGTTTATTCGAATCTGAACCTCATCCGCTTCTTAAGGATGCAAAGAGACCCACATTCAGGAAATTTTTGTCCGAACTCCTCAAAATGAAAACTGAAGATCTGGACAGACCTCTGATAGGAGAGAAAATCATCCCCGAAAGGATTGTCACGCTCGGATACTGCAAAGAGCAAGGAGCTGCTGTGAGGGCAGCTAAGACTATCCTGTATGCACATTGCACCTCTTACCCCTTTTCTTTCCATTCTTCTTGTGTGCTCGTATTTTCTAGACAGACTAATACTGAAATGTATCGGTTTGTTCTCCATGTGGAACAGATTTCTGGGACTTCACGAGCAGAAAGAGATCCCCTCCTCTTGCAAAAGCGCATTTGACGTTGCTTGTCTTCGGATGGAAGAGAGATTAGCATACTCCAGCATGGAACAGGTAGGTTACTTGTGAGACAAGTGAAACAGCGTTATGATAGCCAAGTCATTTTACACCAAAATTATGCATAACCTGTGTGATTTGTGGTCAGGATATGGTGCTTTTGAATCATGAAGTGGAGGTTGAGTTCCCGGATGGACTTCGAGAGAAGCATACAGGCACTCTACTGGAATTCGGGAAAATGAAGAGTGGTAAAATGATCACCGCCATGGCGTTCACTGTTGGAGTCCCGGCAGCCATTGGAGCTCTGGTACTTGCTGCACGTTTCTATGATCTTCTATAGTATGCAGTGAGATAAATCCCTAACCAAATTTACTTCCTTGCAGCTCATACTTGGAAACAAGATCAAAACCAGAGGTGTCTTGAGACCTATCGAACCAGAAGTATACGTCCCAGGTAACCACTTGCTCTTATTCATCATGATTTAGCCTTTTCGACATGAAATTTTGTTGTCCGCAACATAACTGGCGTATTTTTGTGGTGTTGCAGCAATGGATATACTACAAGCATATGGAATCAAGTTAATGGAGAAGATCGAGTGATCCGAACTATCTCCATTCGTCTTTCCTGACAAATATCGACTGATCCAACTTGAAACTCGACGCGCTACTGCCTGGTATCGCTCAGGCGCAAGGGAGCACAGATATTTGAAAGGAAGTGTTTGATGTAAATTATGTAACAGGGCTCCAATGAGAAGTTTGCAGTGCCTTTTTTCTCTAAGTTTAGCGGAAAATGGCGTTTGCAAATGGGAGGAGCTTACTGTTCCTACTTGGTGTAAGAAAAATAACTATGCGAACAATGAATTTGACACACTTTATCAGATCGAAATTCAAATACTTGAGTTCTCCAGGAATGCTTTGTGATCACATCCAATTGAGCTGGTTATCGTGTCGGGTTCAAACGAACATGATCAAACGTTAATGCCGTACAAGTTTGTGCAACAAAATTGAGAAACAACCGATTCATGAGTTCAATGCAGTGTGCAGGCATTTTCATGGttgtcaaaaacaaaataatagggTTAGAACAAAATCCGACATCTCCGTCGTTCTACTAATAAAACTGCAGCAGCAGTAAGGGATGGGTTGGGTTTCAATCGGTTCAGTTTTTTTCggattttggtttttcaaacccACCCCTGGCAGCAGTAATGGCaaatacaaaacaactagcaaacCTAAAGAACAAAACAAGGTCACACAGTCAAACAAGGGAAAATTTTGGATTATTCAAGAATTTTCGTCATCCTCCATATTTACAACTTGGGAGTTTTCCTTTTACCCTATTCTCTTCTAAATGAATAATAAGGAGAAAAAGGAATAGAAACCAAACCCAATCCAGGGTTGGCTTTCAGAAATCTGACACCTAGTTGCCAGAAGTTGGggcaatgatatgatattatcACTTCTCACCATTGTCCAACTAAAACTGTCACCGGACAACCCTATTTGGTACGGTCTCTAAAAACTTAGAGTTTCGTCATCAACGATACTTTCTGTAGCATCCTTCTGATGCACTCCATGTTCTCAACATATCTTGACAAATTGGC
This is a stretch of genomic DNA from Malus domestica chromosome 02, GDT2T_hap1. It encodes these proteins:
- the LOC103418228 gene encoding alpha-aminoadipic semialdehyde synthase-like, whose protein sequence is MAIQLASSSCLPPSWRYDVFLSFRGEDTRFTFTDHLYEALDRNGINTFIDRHLKRGEEISLAFLKAIEESRISIIVISENYASSRWCLDELTHILECRRSRQQIIWPVFYKVDPSHVRNQTSSFGDAFTGLECKYKDEEKILLWRSALKEVANLSGHTVKEGEYEATFINKIIKEISVEVLQRTYLNVAKYPVGIQSCVEEVEEILDVGENGRCVVGIWGASGIGKTTIAKAVYNAIAHKFEGSCFLADVRETLTSHEGIIKLQNTLLSKVLRGTELKIDDVHHGISLIEKLLRRKKILLILDDVNELEQLNNLVEVDWFGEGSRVIITTKDRGLLESYGVELIYEVEKLEDDMALELLCLNAFGRKEPSDDYLSLAQRAIAYAQGLPLAITLIGSHLRNKSIDSWQAILDSYDSYEGEPYRGIQRILRKSYDSWDDVMQQFFLDIACFFKGEDKDYVLQILRSLKLSVPQDCIEELVENAIITIEGNRILMHDLLEKMGKHIVIKESPTEPGKRSRLWFHEDVYNVLTENRFFIKITMIGNGVVGILAESVNKWERRAPLTPSHCALLLHSARDKTGVSRIILQPSTKRIHHDAMYEDVGCEISEDLSQCGLILGIKQPKLEMILPDRAYAFFSHTHKAQKENMPLLDKILAERVSLYDYELIVGDHAKRLLAFGKYAGRAGFIDFLLGLGQRYLSLGYSTPFLSLGASYMYPSLAAAKAAVISVGEEMATLGLPSGICPLVFVFTGSGNVASGAQEIFKLLPHTFVEPSELPALFGVAKDAAQTTRKSKRIFQVYGCVVTSKHMVEHKDPTREFDKADYYAHPEHYNPVFHEKIAPYASVIVNCMYWEKRFPRLLSTKQVQDLTKKGSVLVGIADITCDIGGSIEFVNQTTSIDSPFFRYDPVTNSYHRDMDDAGVICQAVDILPTEFAKEASKHFGDILSNFVGNLASTKDITKLPAHLRRACITHEGALTSLYEYIPRMRKSDSEEISKNPANHNSNKNYNISVSLSGHLFDQFLINEALDIIEAAGGSFHLVKCDVGQCSNSPSFSELEVGADDRAVLDQIIDSLTSLANSNENHDLKQEKNKFSLSFGEVQHSPTKKGNDTKRKAGVLIIGAGRVCQPAAEMLASVSGMPSHEWYKTCLEDEFEEINDVQVTVASLYLKDAEEITEGIPNATAVQLDISDTGSLHRYISEAELVISLLPAFCHVTVANACIELKKHLVTASYVDESMSKLDEKAKSAGITILGEMGLDPGIDHMMAMKMINQAHVRKGKIRSFTSYCGGLPSPVAANNPLAYKFSWSPAGAIRAGRNPATYKSNGKVVEVDGKDLYDSAAKYRVPDLPAFSLECLPNRNSLVYGDLYGIGHEASTVFRGTLRYEGFGEIMGTLSRIGLFESEPHPLLKDAKRPTFRKFLSELLKMKTEDLDRPLIGEKIIPERIVTLGYCKEQGAAVRAAKTILFLGLHEQKEIPSSCKSAFDVACLRMEERLAYSSMEQDMVLLNHEVEVEFPDGLREKHTGTLLEFGKMKSGKMITAMAFTVGVPAAIGALLILGNKIKTRGVLRPIEPEVYVPAMDILQAYGIKLMEKIE